Proteins found in one Cyprinus carpio isolate SPL01 chromosome B10, ASM1834038v1, whole genome shotgun sequence genomic segment:
- the golph3b gene encoding Golgi phosphoprotein 3: MTSLTQRNSGLVQRRTEASRSAAAADKEKSPDEDEHESRRGEEDDDDKGDAKETRLTLMEEVLLLGLKDREGYTSFWNDCISSGLRGCMLIELAIRGRLQLEASGMRRKSLLSRKVICKSDAPTGDMLLDEALKHVKETQPPETVQSWIELLSGETWNPLKLHYQLRNVRERLAKNLVEKGVLTTEKQNFLLFDMTTHPLTNNTIKQRLVRKVQEAVLEKWVNDPQRMDKRVLALLFLAHSSDVLENAFAPLLDDQYDLAMKRVRMLLDLEPEAEAAKSGANELLWAVVAAFTK, encoded by the exons ATGACTTCCCTAACGCAGAGAAACTCGGGCCTGGTGCAGAGACGGACCGAGGCCTCGCGTAGCGCCGCCGCCGCGGATAAGGAGAAAAGCCCCGACGAGGATGAGCACGAGTCCCGCCGCGGAGAAGAGGACGACGACGACAAGGGAGACGCTAAAGAAACGCGTCTGACTTTGATGGAAGAGGTGCTGCTGCTCGGACTGAAGGACAGAGAG ggTTACACATCATTCTGGAATGACTGCATATCGTCTGGACTGAGAGGGTGTATGCTTATTGAACTGGCTATAAGAGGACGCTTGCAACTGGAGGCATCTGGAATGAGGAGGAAAAGCCTGCTATCCAGAAAG gttATATGTAAATCTGATGCCCCCACTGGAGACATGTTGCTAGACGAGGCATTGAAGCATGTTAAAGAGACTCAGCCTCCTGAGACAGTCCAGAGCTGGATTGAGTTGTTAAGTG GTGAAACCTGGAATCCGTTGAAGCTGCATTACCAGTTGCGAAATGTGAGAGAGCGCTTGGCTAAGAACTTGGTGGAGAAGGGCGTCCTCACCACAGAGAAGCAAAACTTCCTGCTTTTTGACATGACCACCCACCCGCTCACCAACAACACCATCAAGCAGCGGCTGGTGCGCAAGGTCCAGGAGGCCGTCCTGGAGAAATGGGTCAATGATCCTCAACGGATGGATAAGCGTGTACTGGCGCTGCTGTTCCTGGCACATTCCTCTGATGTTCTAGAAAATGCCTTCGCTCCTCTGCTGGACGACCAGTACGATCTGGCCATGAAGAGGGTGCGGATGCTTCTGGATCTTGAGCCCGAGGCTGAAGCTGCCAAGTCGGGCGCCAACGAGCTGCTGTGGGCGGTGGTGGCCGCTTTCACCAAATGA
- the pmaip1 gene encoding phorbol-12-myristate-13-acetate-induced protein 1 — translation MAKKEQAAVVECAQELRRVGDLLNWKYRLLELIIKLRKLQTDGKS, via the exons ATGGCGAAGAAAG AGCAAGCCGCTGTTGTCGAGTGCGCGCAGGAGCTGCGCAGAGTCGGAGATCTGCTCAACTGGAAATACAGGTTGCTGGAGCTCATTATAAAACTCCGGAAACTACAGACGGACGGGAAAAGCTGA